A window of the Catenulispora sp. EB89 genome harbors these coding sequences:
- a CDS encoding EamA family transporter: protein MTIASGAVHSDGATQKPDKLKPDKPKRPAAATQHMTTTAWIALAAVYFVWGSTYLAIRYAIESIPPLSSAALRFTLAGLILLAFLAIRRGPSALRVTGRQLASAALIGTLLLLGGNGFVVLSEQYIPSGTSALLVASVPLWIVVWRAVARDRPTGRMLVGVLIGFGGLVVLMRPGGGGAHNYVLGVVLVLIASISWAFGSVASKVWLTPPKDSFVASAYQMVFGGIGCAIAAALHGEHFRPGAVTGTSVWATVYLVGAGSLVAFSSYVWLLKNAPISTVATYAYVNPVVAVALGALFLSETITLAVVVGGLIVVLGVAVVIATERR from the coding sequence ATGACGATCGCTTCGGGCGCCGTTCACTCGGACGGGGCAACACAGAAGCCGGACAAGCTGAAGCCGGACAAGCCGAAGCGTCCGGCCGCGGCCACCCAGCACATGACGACGACCGCGTGGATCGCCCTCGCCGCCGTCTACTTCGTCTGGGGCTCCACCTACCTCGCGATCCGCTACGCCATCGAATCCATCCCGCCGCTGTCGTCCGCGGCGCTCCGCTTCACCCTCGCCGGCCTGATCCTCCTGGCTTTCCTCGCGATCCGCCGCGGCCCGTCCGCGCTGCGCGTCACGGGGCGCCAGCTGGCCTCCGCCGCGCTGATCGGCACGCTGCTCCTGCTCGGCGGCAACGGTTTCGTCGTCCTGTCCGAGCAGTACATCCCGTCCGGCACGTCCGCGCTGCTCGTGGCGTCCGTGCCACTGTGGATCGTGGTGTGGCGCGCGGTGGCCAGGGACCGGCCCACCGGACGCATGCTGGTCGGCGTCCTCATCGGTTTCGGCGGGCTCGTGGTCCTGATGCGGCCCGGGGGCGGCGGCGCGCACAACTACGTGCTGGGCGTCGTGCTCGTGCTCATCGCCTCGATCAGCTGGGCGTTCGGCTCGGTGGCGTCCAAGGTGTGGCTGACGCCGCCGAAGGACTCGTTCGTGGCCTCGGCGTACCAGATGGTGTTCGGCGGCATCGGCTGCGCGATCGCGGCTGCGCTGCACGGCGAGCACTTCCGCCCCGGCGCCGTTACGGGAACCTCGGTGTGGGCGACCGTCTATCTCGTCGGCGCGGGATCGCTTGTGGCGTTCTCGTCCTATGTATGGCTGTTGAAGAACGCGCCGATTTCCACTGTCGCAACATACGCATATGTCAACCCTGTTGTGGCCGTCGCACTCGGCGCGCTGTTCCTGAGCGAGACCATCACCTTGGCCGTGGTTGTCGGAGGCCTGATCGTGGTGCTCGGAGTGGCCGTGGTGATAGCGACGGAACGCAGGTGA
- a CDS encoding cystathionine gamma-synthase: MSASDAHAHAAFETLAIHAGQDPDPLTGAVVPPIYQVSTYKQDGVGGLRGGYEYSRSANPTRKALEDCLAAIEGGRLGLAFASGLAAEDCLLRTVCVPGDHVVIPADAYGGTFRLFAKVLSRWGLGWTAANMSDPAAVRAAVVPGKTKAIWVETPSNPLLGIANIAALAGVAHETGSLLVVDNTFATPYLQQPLALGADVVVHSTTKYMGGHSDVVGGALVVADEELGAELTYHQNAMGAVAGPFDAWLVMRGVKTLAVRMDRHCSNAQRIAEALVAHPKVTAVHYPGLPDDPGHEVAAKQMSGFGGMISFRVAGGEQEAVDICGRTELFTLGESLGGVESLIEHPGRMTHASAAGSPLEVPNDLIRLSVGIESVDDLLADLLRALG, translated from the coding sequence ATGTCCGCATCTGACGCCCACGCCCACGCCGCCTTCGAGACCCTGGCCATCCATGCCGGCCAGGACCCGGACCCGCTGACCGGCGCCGTCGTCCCCCCGATCTACCAGGTCTCCACCTACAAGCAGGACGGTGTCGGAGGCCTTCGGGGTGGCTACGAGTACTCCCGCAGTGCCAACCCGACGCGCAAAGCGCTGGAGGACTGCCTCGCCGCGATCGAGGGCGGCCGCCTCGGCCTGGCCTTCGCCTCCGGTCTGGCCGCGGAGGACTGCCTGCTGCGGACTGTGTGCGTGCCCGGCGACCACGTCGTGATCCCGGCCGACGCCTACGGCGGCACGTTCCGGCTGTTCGCCAAGGTCCTGTCGCGCTGGGGCCTGGGCTGGACCGCCGCCAACATGTCCGACCCGGCCGCCGTGCGTGCCGCCGTGGTGCCCGGCAAGACCAAGGCGATCTGGGTCGAGACGCCCTCGAACCCGCTGCTGGGGATCGCGAACATCGCCGCGCTGGCCGGCGTCGCACACGAGACCGGCTCGCTGCTGGTCGTCGACAACACGTTCGCCACGCCCTACCTCCAGCAGCCGCTGGCGCTGGGTGCCGACGTGGTCGTGCACTCCACCACCAAGTACATGGGCGGCCACTCCGACGTGGTCGGCGGCGCCCTGGTCGTGGCCGACGAGGAGCTGGGTGCGGAGCTGACCTACCACCAGAACGCGATGGGCGCCGTCGCCGGCCCCTTCGACGCCTGGCTGGTCATGCGCGGCGTCAAGACCCTGGCGGTGCGCATGGACCGGCACTGCTCGAACGCCCAGCGCATCGCCGAGGCCCTGGTCGCGCACCCGAAGGTGACGGCCGTGCACTACCCCGGCCTGCCCGACGACCCGGGCCACGAGGTCGCGGCCAAGCAGATGTCCGGCTTCGGCGGCATGATCTCCTTCCGGGTGGCCGGCGGCGAGCAGGAGGCGGTCGACATCTGCGGCCGCACCGAGCTGTTCACGCTCGGCGAGTCGCTCGGCGGCGTCGAGTCCCTGATCGAGCACCCCGGCCGCATGACCCACGCCAGCGCCGCCGGCTCCCCGCTGGAGGTGCCGAACGACCTGATCCGGCTCTCGGTCGGGATCGAGTCCGTCGACGACCTGCTGGCCGACCTGCTGCGCGCGCTGGGCTGA
- a CDS encoding LLM class flavin-dependent oxidoreductase, whose amino-acid sequence MTSASPRLSCALPPTADVVARAGLAEDLGYHRVWLFDSPALFGDLWVALGRVAAATRTIRLGVGVTVPGLRHPMVTASAIASVAELAPGRLVVGIGTGATARFTLGLKPARWSATADYYRQVRALLDGRTVDIDGRPCRMMQLPGMGPERPVDVPLWLAVSGPKGVATAIDLKPPGVIWTSAPTSHGPWTDSALLRFGTVLDPGESHTDQRVLEAAGPGYAAIALHAAWEQDLTAIDQLPGGAEWRTEVEAELPPGQGHLAVHEGHLVRLTDRDRPAVAAAGPGIFALGWNGDASSLRDRIVRTAAAGVTEIVYVPAGPDPDRELRAFAAAMTP is encoded by the coding sequence GTGACCTCCGCCAGCCCGCGCCTGTCCTGCGCACTGCCGCCGACCGCCGACGTCGTTGCCCGGGCCGGACTCGCCGAGGACCTCGGCTACCACCGGGTGTGGCTGTTCGACTCGCCGGCCCTGTTCGGCGACCTGTGGGTCGCGCTCGGCCGTGTCGCCGCCGCTACCCGCACCATTCGCCTCGGGGTCGGGGTGACGGTGCCCGGCCTCCGTCATCCGATGGTCACCGCTTCGGCGATCGCCTCCGTGGCGGAGCTGGCGCCCGGCCGGTTGGTCGTCGGCATCGGGACCGGTGCCACGGCGCGGTTCACGCTCGGCCTGAAGCCTGCGCGGTGGTCCGCGACCGCCGACTACTACCGCCAGGTCCGTGCCCTGCTGGACGGCCGGACCGTGGACATCGACGGACGGCCGTGCCGCATGATGCAGCTGCCCGGTATGGGGCCGGAGCGCCCGGTCGACGTGCCGCTGTGGCTCGCCGTCTCGGGGCCGAAGGGCGTCGCGACCGCCATCGACCTCAAGCCCCCGGGCGTGATCTGGACGTCCGCACCCACCTCCCACGGCCCCTGGACCGACAGCGCCCTCCTGCGTTTCGGCACCGTCCTCGACCCCGGCGAGAGCCACACCGACCAGCGCGTCCTCGAGGCCGCCGGCCCGGGCTACGCCGCGATCGCGCTGCACGCCGCGTGGGAGCAGGACCTCACCGCGATCGACCAGCTCCCCGGCGGCGCGGAGTGGCGCACCGAGGTGGAAGCGGAACTGCCACCCGGACAGGGCCACCTGGCCGTCCACGAGGGCCACCTCGTGCGCCTCACCGACCGCGACCGCCCGGCCGTAGCCGCAGCCGGACCGGGAATTTTCGCGTTGGGATGGAACGGCGACGCGTCCTCTCTTCGCGACCGCATCGTTCGGACCGCGGCTGCGGGGGTCACAGAGATCGTCTATGTCCCCGCCGGACCGGACCCCGACAGGGAGCTGAGGGCATTCGCGGCTGCCATGACGCCGTGA
- a CDS encoding TetR family transcriptional regulator C-terminal domain-containing protein, with translation MAEVTTFADQPNAAHLWFAYWLDAGRRSRTRPLDEMHREVTSLLTELLTDVAVDDPRERAHALLSYLLGTVVQQMVTPLAFPALAAEITLLCGMS, from the coding sequence CTGGCGGAGGTCACGACCTTCGCCGACCAGCCGAACGCGGCCCACCTCTGGTTCGCCTACTGGCTCGACGCCGGCCGCCGCTCCCGCACCCGCCCCCTCGACGAGATGCACCGCGAAGTCACGAGCCTGCTGACCGAACTCCTCACCGACGTAGCGGTGGACGACCCGCGCGAACGCGCGCACGCCCTGCTCTCGTACCTGCTGGGCACTGTCGTGCAGCAGATGGTGACGCCCCTGGCGTTCCCGGCACTCGCCGCCGAGATCACCCTCCTGTGCGGCATGAGCTGA
- a CDS encoding class I SAM-dependent methyltransferase — MTSLCRQLVRSGAGHVYGVDHSAVMLRQASRRNAAAIRAGRVTLVRAPVDQLPASFDGPFDAILAVNSLGFWPAPVDQLTELRRRLTPQGRIAIASQPRCPGATADTARAAATGVEDLLRSAGFTRMTTETLALSPPVICVLASE, encoded by the coding sequence GTGACGTCCTTGTGCCGACAACTGGTGCGCAGCGGCGCCGGGCACGTCTACGGCGTCGACCACTCCGCAGTGATGCTCCGCCAGGCGTCCCGGCGCAACGCCGCCGCGATCCGCGCCGGCCGTGTCACCCTGGTCCGGGCGCCGGTCGATCAGCTCCCGGCATCGTTCGACGGCCCCTTCGACGCCATCCTCGCCGTCAACTCCCTCGGGTTCTGGCCCGCACCTGTCGACCAGCTCACGGAGCTACGCCGACGACTCACGCCCCAAGGCCGCATCGCCATCGCCTCGCAACCCCGCTGTCCCGGCGCGACAGCGGACACGGCCCGCGCCGCAGCCACAGGGGTCGAGGACCTGTTGCGCAGCGCGGGCTTCACGCGGATGACCACGGAGACCCTGGCCCTCAGCCCGCCGGTGATCTGCGTCCTGGCCTCGGAGTAG
- a CDS encoding DUF72 domain-containing protein: MKLHVGCAMWTLAPWQGRLLPHPLPPRERLAAYATWCNAVEGNTTFYATPSRATVEMWAAQAPEDFRFLLKLPKPVTHERRLAPDVFAPEGALHTFFTAIEPLGRHAALWIQLPGSFGPADLPTLAAFLSRVPQGYRYAVEVRHPAFFENPQSVQELEKLLTEADAEWVPFDTTVLYETPPSSDAEREAWTKKPRLPRRTRALTRFPVVRYIGRDDAELTVEGWQPWADITADWLREGRSPTVFIHTPDNADAPVLARRFHEDVRRRVPEVEALGEPMPVGPPTLF, from the coding sequence ATGAAATTGCACGTCGGCTGCGCGATGTGGACGCTGGCGCCGTGGCAGGGACGGCTGCTGCCGCATCCCCTGCCGCCGCGCGAACGCCTCGCCGCCTATGCGACGTGGTGCAACGCGGTGGAGGGCAACACCACCTTCTACGCGACGCCGTCCCGCGCCACGGTTGAGATGTGGGCCGCGCAGGCCCCGGAGGACTTCCGCTTTCTGCTCAAGCTTCCTAAGCCGGTGACGCATGAACGACGGCTGGCTCCCGACGTATTCGCCCCTGAGGGCGCTCTCCATACGTTCTTTACGGCGATCGAGCCTCTGGGCCGTCATGCCGCTTTGTGGATCCAGCTGCCAGGATCTTTCGGTCCTGCGGATCTCCCGACGCTGGCTGCTTTCCTGAGCCGCGTTCCGCAGGGGTATCGCTATGCGGTGGAAGTACGCCATCCCGCCTTCTTCGAGAACCCACAGAGTGTGCAGGAGCTGGAGAAGCTGCTGACTGAGGCGGATGCGGAGTGGGTTCCGTTCGACACGACGGTCCTATACGAAACTCCGCCGAGCTCCGATGCCGAGCGTGAGGCGTGGACGAAGAAGCCGCGGCTTCCGCGCCGTACGCGTGCTCTGACGCGCTTTCCGGTTGTGCGCTATATCGGGCGTGATGATGCCGAGCTCACTGTCGAGGGATGGCAGCCGTGGGCCGACATCACCGCCGATTGGCTGCGGGAGGGGCGGTCGCCGACGGTGTTCATTCACACGCCGGACAACGCCGACGCCCCGGTGCTTGCTCGGCGGTTCCATGAGGATGTGCGGCGGCGGGTGCCGGAGGTGGAGGCTTTGGGGGAGCCGATGCCGGTGGGACCGCCGACGTTGTTCTGA